One Candidatus Binatia bacterium DNA window includes the following coding sequences:
- a CDS encoding Mur ligase domain-containing protein, with product MSSRSIHMTAIGGVGMTSLAGLLVALGHRVRGSDLEVYPPASDQLAALGVPVAKGYAAKNLSPRPDLLVMGNAIRADNPEAVEARRRGIPTLSMPEALETLLLPSRTPLVIAGTHGKTTTSSFLAWVLETAGRNPGWFIGGAPLDLPAGYRLGEGAAFVLEGDEYDSAYFDKGPKFLHYRPAGVVLTSVEFDHADIYRDLDHVKSSFARLLALLPDGAPLAVSAEFPHALAVARDSGREFLTFAAPGEADWSAVDLSDGPGGLQFLARGPDEEFALTSPLLGRMNARNILGVAVLARKFGVPVEAIQRATKTFHGVRRRQQLVLDGEVTLIDDFAHHPTAIEGTLTAVRDRYPGRRVWALFDPRSNTTRRRIFQDQIADALAQADVVVFGPVHRAELLDEDDRFSPPEACARIAGKGRTADAAVDHDDLAQRVLSGARPGDVVAVLSNGAFGGVLEKIRTGLEKKF from the coding sequence ATGAGCAGCCGATCGATCCACATGACGGCCATCGGGGGTGTCGGGATGACTTCGTTGGCGGGTCTCCTGGTCGCTCTCGGGCATCGCGTGCGCGGTTCCGACTTGGAGGTCTACCCGCCGGCGAGCGACCAACTCGCGGCCCTCGGCGTGCCGGTTGCCAAGGGGTACGCGGCGAAAAACCTCTCTCCGCGCCCGGATCTTCTCGTGATGGGCAATGCGATTCGCGCCGACAATCCCGAGGCGGTCGAGGCGCGCCGGCGCGGCATCCCCACGCTTTCGATGCCGGAGGCGCTGGAAACCCTCCTGCTCCCGTCGCGGACACCGCTCGTCATCGCCGGTACTCATGGGAAGACGACGACGTCGAGCTTCCTTGCGTGGGTGCTCGAGACCGCGGGCCGCAATCCCGGTTGGTTCATCGGTGGCGCGCCGCTGGATCTCCCTGCGGGGTATCGCCTCGGGGAGGGGGCGGCGTTCGTTCTCGAAGGGGACGAGTATGATTCGGCCTACTTCGACAAGGGGCCGAAATTCCTCCACTACCGACCGGCGGGCGTCGTGCTGACATCGGTCGAGTTCGACCACGCGGACATCTACCGCGATCTCGACCATGTGAAGTCGAGCTTTGCGCGACTGTTGGCGCTCCTACCCGACGGCGCGCCGCTCGCCGTGTCCGCGGAGTTTCCGCACGCACTCGCGGTCGCTCGAGATTCGGGGCGAGAGTTTCTCACGTTCGCCGCACCAGGCGAGGCGGACTGGAGTGCGGTCGATCTTTCCGATGGGCCCGGCGGTCTGCAATTCCTCGCGCGCGGACCGGATGAAGAGTTCGCGCTCACCAGTCCGCTCCTCGGTCGGATGAATGCGCGCAACATCCTCGGCGTGGCGGTTCTCGCTCGGAAGTTCGGCGTGCCGGTGGAGGCGATTCAGCGCGCGACGAAGACGTTCCACGGGGTCCGTCGTCGTCAACAACTCGTTCTCGATGGCGAGGTCACGTTGATCGACGACTTCGCGCACCATCCGACTGCGATCGAGGGTACGCTCACCGCCGTGCGTGATCGTTACCCCGGTCGTCGCGTGTGGGCGCTCTTCGATCCTCGCTCGAATACGACGCGACGCCGCATCTTCCAGGATCAGATCGCCGATGCGTTGGCGCAAGCCGACGTCGTGGTCTTCGGACCCGTGCATCGCGCCGAACTGCTCGACGAGGACGATCGGTTCTCTCCGCCGGAAGCATGCGCTCGGATCGCGGGGAAAGGTCGAACCGCGGATGCCGCGGTGGACCACGACGACCTTGCGCAGCGAGTGCTTTCCGGCGCACGCCCGGGCGACGTCGTAGCGGTTCTATCCAACGGCGCGTTCGGAGGGGTTCTCGAGAAGATCCGGACCGGCCTCGAGAAGAAGTTTTGA
- a CDS encoding LLM class flavin-dependent oxidoreductase, with translation MLDNMSGGRLILGLGRGLGRVEFEGFGVDMNTSRTRFVEYAEMLLRGLEDGFLEYDGEYLKQERREIRPRPFKSCRRSRTPDGAARSQNNRTGVTPGFP, from the coding sequence ATGCTCGACAACATGTCGGGCGGAAGGCTGATTCTCGGACTGGGTCGGGGTCTGGGTCGCGTGGAGTTCGAAGGGTTCGGTGTCGACATGAACACGAGTCGCACGCGCTTCGTCGAGTACGCGGAGATGCTGCTCCGTGGGCTGGAAGACGGATTCCTGGAGTACGACGGCGAGTACCTAAAGCAGGAACGACGCGAGATTCGTCCGAGGCCCTTCAAGTCGTGCCGTCGGTCGCGCACGCCTGACGGCGCAGCTCGTTCTCAGAACAACCGGACCGGCGTGACGCCGGGCTTCCCGTAG
- a CDS encoding transglycosylase SLT domain-containing protein: protein MDAGRTTAARRAFERTVVVVPELADHGLYWAGHLAAQNGDTAGAVRNLDTLLRDHHRSVWVSSAATERGEIELKRRNPKQALRYFDTAIRAWESKSRSRAMLGKARALEALGRPREAYSLTLELAGRPGDVGRAATVVREGLEAKGPKVLGMSSAQFSEKVASARLKEGRPDAALAALGKASSGKALLLRARILKSAGRSREATAAYGKAAASGDPDAAAQALAERARIEWNADRNEAAARDFRRLAERFPRHAQAPEALYALGRIDEARGAASEAARHYETIAGRYPNSKVAEESAWRAGFVRYRNGDAAGAAAAWRRISGRDDALYWSGRALAAAGRSDDAKAAYARLGARSPRSYYTWWLGVPERFDNGAGPSPRPVSAATVPTAARNHLERARLLRDLGFRDDAMRELAGARNAAGPSALLLREYESLGAHRQVIRLAARLRSQGVSGLDQKLRPLAHWPAFQKAGRKYGIDPLLLASIARQESMFDERIASPADAQGVMQLLPSTASAMTGRTMKRWELWDPEVNIDLGARYFRKMLDRFDGRAIPAIAAYNAGPRPANRWLDQNGRLRGDEFVELISYRETRGYVKKVLENYRIYRGLYGKPGVTPVRLF, encoded by the coding sequence ATGGACGCCGGACGCACCACGGCCGCGCGCCGGGCCTTCGAGCGGACTGTCGTCGTGGTGCCCGAACTCGCGGACCACGGACTTTACTGGGCCGGCCATCTCGCGGCTCAGAACGGCGACACCGCCGGCGCGGTCCGCAACCTCGACACGCTCCTGCGCGACCACCACCGAAGCGTGTGGGTCAGTTCCGCGGCCACCGAGCGCGGCGAGATCGAGCTGAAACGACGGAACCCGAAGCAGGCTCTGCGCTATTTCGACACCGCCATACGCGCCTGGGAGAGCAAGAGCCGGAGTCGCGCGATGCTGGGTAAGGCCCGCGCCCTGGAAGCCCTCGGCCGCCCGCGCGAAGCGTACTCCCTCACCCTGGAACTCGCCGGCCGACCGGGCGACGTCGGCCGCGCCGCGACCGTCGTCCGCGAAGGCCTGGAGGCCAAGGGCCCGAAAGTGCTCGGCATGAGCTCCGCTCAGTTCTCGGAGAAGGTCGCGTCCGCTCGCCTGAAGGAGGGCCGTCCGGACGCGGCCCTCGCCGCGCTCGGCAAGGCCTCCTCCGGGAAGGCACTTCTCCTCAGGGCACGGATCCTGAAGAGCGCGGGCCGGTCGCGTGAAGCGACCGCCGCGTACGGGAAGGCCGCCGCCTCGGGCGATCCGGATGCCGCCGCTCAAGCGCTCGCCGAGCGGGCCCGGATCGAGTGGAACGCGGATCGGAACGAGGCCGCCGCGCGCGACTTCCGACGACTCGCCGAACGCTTCCCCAGGCACGCGCAAGCACCAGAGGCGCTCTATGCACTCGGTCGGATCGACGAGGCACGTGGGGCCGCGTCCGAGGCCGCGCGGCACTACGAGACGATTGCCGGCCGCTACCCGAACTCCAAGGTCGCCGAAGAAAGCGCCTGGCGCGCCGGCTTCGTTCGGTACCGAAACGGCGACGCCGCCGGCGCGGCCGCTGCCTGGCGGCGGATCAGCGGGCGCGACGATGCGCTGTATTGGTCGGGGCGCGCTCTCGCGGCCGCCGGACGGTCGGACGACGCAAAGGCTGCGTACGCGCGACTCGGAGCGCGATCACCGCGCAGCTACTACACCTGGTGGCTCGGCGTACCAGAGCGATTCGACAACGGGGCCGGGCCCTCTCCTCGCCCCGTCTCCGCAGCGACAGTGCCCACCGCGGCGCGCAACCATCTGGAGCGTGCCCGACTCCTACGCGACCTCGGATTTCGCGACGACGCGATGCGGGAGTTGGCAGGTGCGCGGAACGCGGCCGGACCTAGCGCGCTTCTCCTGCGCGAGTACGAGTCCCTCGGCGCACACCGGCAGGTGATCCGTCTCGCCGCCCGGCTGCGGAGCCAAGGCGTCTCCGGCCTCGACCAGAAGCTACGACCTCTCGCGCATTGGCCCGCCTTCCAGAAAGCCGGCCGAAAGTACGGCATCGACCCCCTGCTTCTCGCGTCGATCGCTCGCCAGGAGAGCATGTTCGACGAGCGCATCGCCTCACCGGCGGACGCTCAGGGTGTGATGCAGCTCCTCCCCAGCACCGCGAGTGCGATGACCGGGCGCACGATGAAGAGATGGGAGCTCTGGGATCCCGAGGTCAACATCGACTTGGGGGCCCGCTACTTCCGCAAAATGCTCGACCGTTTCGACGGACGCGCGATCCCGGCAATCGCGGCGTATAACGCCGGCCCGCGCCCCGCGAATCGCTGGCTCGACCAGAACGGCCGCTTGCGTGGAGACGAGTTCGTGGAGCTGATCTCGTACCGCGAAACCCGCGGCTACGTGAAGAAGGTCCTGGAGAACTACCGGATCTACCGAGGCCTCTACGGGAAGCCCGGCGTCACGCCGGTCCGGTTGTTCTGA